In the genome of marine bacterium B5-7, one region contains:
- a CDS encoding conjugal transfer protein TrbD, giving the protein MQIPGFRIPLHTALIAPLLVAGAPRLFAILNATLGAAIVLGLHAYYTLPLFIVTHFIGVILAKRDPDFFEVFIRCLRKKKFYHV; this is encoded by the coding sequence ATGCAGATCCCTGGCTTTCGTATTCCATTACACACTGCGCTCATCGCACCACTTTTGGTTGCGGGTGCGCCGCGTTTGTTTGCCATACTCAATGCCACACTGGGCGCGGCCATTGTATTAGGCTTACATGCTTACTACACCCTCCCCCTTTTTATTGTGACGCACTTTATCGGTGTCATCCTTGCCAAACGGGATCCCGATTTCTTTGAAGTGTTTATTCGCTGCCTACGCAAGAAAAAGTTTTATCATGTTTAA
- a CDS encoding conjugal transfer protein TrbE, with protein sequence MFNLTEYKKHPDQLADLLPWAALIAPGVILNKDGSLQQTLRFRGPDLASATDTQLVTVSARLNNALKRLGSGWAIYIEANRRPYTFSKNDSAFPDPISWLIDAERNESFMQADASFESDYYITLQYLPPSQSHKKMSRWFITKTDDDTKEDSHEVRDYFTATVTRILHLLQDVCYEAEALSDDETLTYLHQAISCKNHPVKTPENPMYLDAFLADTPLLAGLAPKLGEEHLGVLSVLSFPSSTLPALLDQLNHLPMRYRWVTRFMPLDKIDAEKTLKRYRQRWFAKRKGMLQLLQEVFTKTESQLTDSSAIQKSRDVDEALQELADDQVTFGYYTTTITVRGKSQAEVDTQLQLLERVINGLGFTTIIETYNAVEAWLSSLPGQAYANVRKPLLNTLNLAHLMPLSAVWSGPKRDDHLQAPPLMTVHSEGRTPFRLVNHIGDVGHTFIVGPTGAGKSVLLTLMAMQFRRYTNANIFIFDKGGSFLASTWGVNGAHFELGKTDDTPMAFQPLRHIDDKSTCLWAQEWLLGLIAHENITITPKEKQAIWEALQALTAMPATQRTLTGLVALLQHQALRQALQAYTLSGAYGYLFDADHETTVDNHWQCFEMETLMQTPNIVAPTLSYLFHRVEKQLTGEPTLLVLDEAWLFLDHPIFADKIREWLKTLRKHNVSVVFATQSVDDALESSLASTLLEACPARIFLPNDRTLEPAVRAHYAELGLNERELNNLAHATPKRQYYYQSRLGNRLFDVELGVVAQAFCAATSKTAQHAVRAAHEQDDYQQFLQRYLTQQDLAWVWESIVE encoded by the coding sequence ATGTTTAATTTAACGGAATACAAAAAACACCCCGACCAATTAGCCGATTTACTACCATGGGCTGCATTGATTGCGCCTGGCGTTATCCTTAATAAGGATGGGTCCTTACAACAAACTTTGCGTTTCCGTGGTCCTGATCTTGCTTCTGCAACCGACACACAATTAGTGACAGTAAGCGCACGCCTCAACAATGCATTAAAACGTTTAGGATCGGGCTGGGCTATTTACATTGAAGCCAATCGTCGCCCCTACACCTTCAGCAAAAATGACAGTGCCTTTCCTGATCCCATCAGCTGGCTAATTGATGCAGAACGCAATGAAAGCTTCATGCAAGCGGATGCTTCGTTTGAAAGTGATTATTATATTACGCTGCAATACTTACCTCCTTCGCAATCACATAAAAAAATGTCACGCTGGTTTATTACTAAAACAGATGACGACACAAAAGAAGACTCACATGAGGTCCGCGATTACTTTACTGCCACGGTGACACGCATCTTACATTTGTTACAAGATGTTTGTTACGAAGCTGAGGCACTCAGCGATGATGAAACACTGACTTACTTGCATCAAGCGATCTCTTGCAAGAATCATCCGGTCAAAACACCGGAAAACCCGATGTATCTCGATGCATTTTTAGCCGATACGCCTTTGCTAGCAGGTCTTGCACCGAAACTTGGTGAAGAACATTTAGGGGTTTTATCCGTATTAAGTTTTCCATCCAGCACCTTGCCAGCCTTGCTTGATCAACTCAATCACTTGCCCATGCGTTATCGCTGGGTCACACGATTTATGCCCCTTGATAAAATCGATGCAGAGAAAACGCTTAAGCGTTATCGCCAACGTTGGTTCGCGAAACGTAAAGGCATGTTGCAGTTGTTACAAGAAGTTTTCACCAAAACAGAATCACAACTCACCGATTCTTCAGCGATACAAAAATCTCGTGATGTTGATGAGGCCTTACAAGAACTGGCCGACGATCAAGTCACCTTTGGTTATTACACGACAACGATTACTGTCCGCGGAAAATCGCAAGCAGAAGTTGATACACAATTACAATTACTCGAGCGCGTAATTAATGGTTTAGGCTTTACAACAATTATTGAGACCTATAATGCCGTTGAAGCCTGGTTATCCTCATTGCCGGGGCAAGCCTATGCGAATGTGCGAAAACCTCTATTAAACACCTTAAATCTCGCCCACTTAATGCCATTGTCCGCCGTGTGGTCTGGTCCTAAACGTGATGATCATTTACAAGCACCGCCTTTAATGACGGTGCACTCTGAAGGTCGCACGCCGTTTCGTTTAGTGAACCACATCGGTGATGTCGGTCATACTTTTATTGTGGGACCAACTGGCGCCGGAAAATCAGTCTTACTTACTTTAATGGCCATGCAGTTTAGACGTTACACCAATGCCAATATTTTTATTTTTGATAAAGGTGGCAGTTTTCTTGCAAGTACTTGGGGCGTTAATGGCGCACATTTTGAATTAGGAAAAACTGATGATACCCCCATGGCCTTTCAACCTTTACGTCACATCGACGATAAAAGCACGTGTTTGTGGGCACAAGAATGGTTGCTCGGTTTAATCGCCCACGAAAATATCACTATCACCCCAAAAGAAAAACAAGCTATTTGGGAAGCGCTACAAGCCCTCACGGCAATGCCCGCAACACAGCGCACGCTAACCGGTTTGGTCGCGCTATTACAACACCAAGCATTGCGCCAAGCATTGCAGGCTTATACTTTATCCGGTGCCTATGGGTATTTGTTTGATGCCGATCACGAGACCACCGTCGATAACCATTGGCAATGTTTTGAAATGGAAACACTGATGCAAACACCCAACATCGTCGCGCCGACGTTGAGTTACTTATTTCATCGGGTGGAAAAACAATTAACGGGCGAACCAACCTTACTGGTGCTAGATGAGGCCTGGCTATTTCTCGACCATCCTATTTTCGCGGATAAAATCCGAGAGTGGTTGAAAACTTTACGGAAACACAATGTCAGCGTCGTCTTCGCCACACAATCAGTCGATGATGCACTGGAAAGCTCACTGGCATCCACCCTACTTGAAGCTTGCCCAGCGAGAATTTTCTTACCTAACGACCGCACTTTAGAACCCGCTGTCCGAGCCCATTACGCAGAACTTGGCTTAAATGAACGTGAGTTAAACAATCTCGCCCATGCCACCCCAAAACGCCAATATTATTATCAGTCCCGATTGGGTAATCGACTATTTGATGTAGAATTGGGGGTCGTTGCCCAAGCTTTTTGCGCTGCCACGAGTAAAACTGCCCAACACGCAGTCAGAGCCGCGCATGAGCAAGACGATTATCAACAATTCTTGCAACGTTATTTAACGCAACAAGACTTGGCTTGGGTATGGGAATCAATAGTAGAGTAA